One window of the Esox lucius isolate fEsoLuc1 chromosome 8, fEsoLuc1.pri, whole genome shotgun sequence genome contains the following:
- the LOC117594804 gene encoding obscurin-like, producing the protein MMDVKAAPGEDAELNCEITKPEAFIRWLKNGHQIRHGPPKYQISVEEHLVRLVVKNVCSRDSGEYCCEADGIATRAKLEVRELQHAFARELRDTRANEKGQVVLECETRLPAKRVTWLKGMAELQPGRKEERLGCVHL; encoded by the exons ATGATGGATGTCAAAGCTGCCCCGGGTGAGGATGCTGAGCTGAACTGTGAGATCACCAAGCCTGAGGCCTTCATCCGCTGGCTGAAGAACGGCCATCAGATCAGGCACGGCCCCCCGAAGTACCAAATCAGTGTGGAGGAGCACCTTGTACGGCTGGTGGTCAAGAACGTCTGCAGCAGGGACTCTGGAGAGTACTGTTGTGAGGCGGACGGCATCGCCACCCGGGCCAAGCTGGAGGTCAGAG AGCTGCAGCACGCATTTGCGCGCGAGCTAAGAGACACCCGGGCCAACGAGAAGGGCCAGGTGGTGCTGGAGTGCGAGACGAGGCTGCCCGCTAAGCGGGTGACCTGGCTGAAGGGCATGGCAGAGCTCCAGCCGGGAAGGAA AGAGGAGCGACTCGGATGTGTACACCTGTGA